The uncultured Fretibacterium sp. genome has a window encoding:
- a CDS encoding DUF364 domain-containing protein — MSFFENVAAAVPRAGDSAVMRLIMGWHASYVLAEDGRWGVGFVPDSTKEAHTARPAHTGELIGTGLAHLARLLVSPFPQEFAAATAACAALFPFPEDGFPLDLVMTCARGDRVAVLGLDRDLLPFMRDWGWRVAVFDDRGKGPDCFPQEDFPRGAEEAEWVWLTPESLRDRWLFSVTETLRNKKGCFLQGPGLPALNGLFAPLGVTRLVVPIPAGTPDAVEAHVSAGGSPWHCDALAWRVHTA; from the coding sequence TTGAGTTTCTTCGAGAACGTCGCAGCCGCTGTGCCCCGGGCGGGGGATTCCGCCGTCATGCGCCTGATTATGGGGTGGCACGCCAGCTACGTCCTGGCCGAGGACGGGCGGTGGGGCGTCGGCTTCGTCCCCGACTCCACGAAGGAGGCCCACACGGCCCGACCAGCCCACACGGGGGAGCTCATCGGGACCGGACTGGCCCATCTGGCCCGGTTGCTCGTCTCCCCGTTCCCCCAGGAGTTCGCGGCGGCGACGGCGGCCTGCGCCGCGCTCTTTCCCTTTCCCGAGGACGGCTTTCCCCTGGACCTCGTCATGACCTGCGCCCGCGGCGACCGGGTGGCCGTCCTGGGGCTGGACCGGGACCTGCTCCCCTTCATGCGCGACTGGGGCTGGCGCGTTGCCGTGTTCGACGACCGGGGCAAGGGCCCGGACTGCTTCCCCCAGGAGGATTTTCCGCGCGGCGCGGAGGAGGCGGAGTGGGTCTGGCTCACTCCCGAGTCCCTGCGCGACCGCTGGCTGTTCTCCGTAACGGAGACGCTCCGCAACAAAAAAGGCTGCTTCCTGCAGGGGCCCGGCCTGCCCGCACTGAACGGGCTCTTCGCCCCCCTGGGCGTGACGCGCCTCGTCGTCCCCATCCCAGCGGGCACGCCCGACGCCGTGGAGGCGCACGTCTCCGCCGGAGGCAGCCCGTGGCACTGCGACGCCCTGGCCTGGCGGGTGCACACGGCGTGA
- a CDS encoding N-6 DNA methylase produces MSRRRNGSTPSLHPLVFDTIRLEGALFTPDLLEKICLGDGPFQSREDYAVPKGLQLSSEYGRAFHIAKAQWAEFSASFGKDAADSGVRTRRYVRDFFRDVLGYPNVREANGPITLSGMRYPVPLLLDGIDGRLPAAVAPYGSALDAFSRDFGVEGGGRRKTPFQMLQEFLNACEAARWGVAVNGRSLRLLRSSRSLTRPCFLEFDLERIMEEVRYPDFKALWLVLHYSRSGLADGTSPVWERWRERGREEGARVRENLRDGVSRALLCLGNGFLSHPDNVALRAALSVGTVSARDFYAELLRLIYRILFVITLEERELLRIKGASEESLRMYASAYSFKRLRDRSLRGVESHRPSDLWYAVRVVFRGLAFGEPRLALPQLGGLFSVEQCPRLDTASLSNRDLLLAVRGLRWAETGGGLTPVDYRNMGPEELGSVYESLLEYEPKVELHAPDGRKFQLPGLGTEEASVGNARKTTGSYYTPDSLVGALVKSALEPVMERIVRENPSRPAEALMEMSVIDPSCGSGHFLLAAARRIAERVTALSSADGAVGPEAYRGVLRDVVARCIYGVDLNPLAVELARFALWLEGYEPGRSLAFVDHHIKCGNALLGLLDADPVCRGIPQDAFTPLSGDDKALCSALKKENKAALKRIEGIDGGQGMLFDGRLWHTWFERGHRIDAMPDGTLDEVERKRSEYEAERGLRRISTLGTAANLYVGAFLVPREGKERRSPTSSALYALLEGMLDEPELSTRIEAARLACTEASVFHWFVEFPEVMGGDQGGFDCVLGNPPWEVSQLSEEEFFASRDPNIAALAGNERKKAIAALEDKNPPLWNVYLGAKRNFESSNQFCRSTERFSLTATGKLNTYALFAETMSRILAPRGRAGLIVPTGIATDDSTKAFFSALVRCGRLASLYDFENREKIFPGIDSRIKFCLLTIGAAEGQGEQDEQNEQNEQKNAEFAFFLTDAGQLEERDRRFALTGRDFAAINPNTGTCPVFRSRRDAALTRAVYARVPVLIREARDGEPEANPWGVVLRQGLFNMTSDSHLFEPSGGPGFLPLYEAKMIHQFDHRWAGYVAEVGEPVCCDVPEERKNDPGFAVIPRYWVSEREVLERLARATGLDPEADDAELRARCPRWLMGWRDICRATDERTVIASVLPRAGVGDTLLLMFPGHYRHFLYAGLLADQNSLVHDFIARQKIGGTHLKYHVKKQICVLPPDAYTSSDVAFILPRVLELTYTSHALRPWAEDICPEYSGGPFPFDPDRRAVLRAELDAYYARLYRLTRDDLRYILDPHDVMGPDYPSETFRVLRDGELARFGEYRTRRLVLESWDRLNS; encoded by the coding sequence ATGTCCCGGCGGAGAAACGGCTCCACACCATCCCTCCATCCCCTGGTCTTCGATACGATCCGGCTCGAGGGGGCGCTTTTCACGCCCGACCTCCTCGAAAAGATCTGTCTGGGCGACGGGCCTTTTCAGAGCCGGGAGGATTATGCCGTGCCCAAAGGACTGCAGCTCTCCAGCGAGTACGGTCGTGCCTTCCACATCGCGAAGGCCCAATGGGCGGAGTTCTCCGCGTCCTTCGGCAAGGACGCGGCCGACTCCGGGGTCCGGACCCGCCGCTACGTCCGCGACTTCTTCAGGGACGTCCTGGGATACCCGAATGTCCGTGAGGCCAACGGCCCGATCACACTCTCCGGGATGCGCTATCCCGTCCCCCTCCTGCTCGACGGCATTGACGGCAGGCTGCCCGCGGCGGTCGCCCCCTACGGGAGCGCCCTTGACGCTTTTTCCCGCGACTTCGGCGTCGAGGGAGGAGGCCGGAGGAAGACGCCCTTCCAGATGCTCCAGGAATTTCTGAACGCATGTGAGGCGGCGCGGTGGGGCGTCGCCGTGAACGGGAGGAGCCTTCGCCTCTTGAGGAGCTCCCGTTCCCTGACGCGCCCCTGCTTTCTGGAGTTCGACCTGGAGCGCATCATGGAGGAGGTGCGTTATCCGGACTTCAAGGCCCTGTGGCTCGTCCTCCATTACAGCCGTTCCGGCCTTGCGGACGGGACGTCCCCCGTCTGGGAGCGCTGGCGCGAGAGGGGCAGGGAGGAGGGGGCGCGCGTCCGGGAAAACCTTCGGGACGGCGTGAGCCGGGCGCTCCTCTGTCTGGGCAACGGGTTTCTGTCGCACCCGGACAACGTGGCGCTCCGCGCCGCACTCTCCGTGGGGACGGTCAGCGCGCGGGACTTTTACGCCGAGCTGCTGCGCCTGATCTACCGCATCCTCTTCGTGATCACCCTGGAGGAACGGGAACTGCTCCGGATAAAGGGGGCCTCGGAGGAGTCCCTGAGGATGTACGCCTCCGCTTACTCCTTCAAACGGCTGCGCGACCGCTCCCTGCGGGGTGTTGAATCACACCGGCCCTCGGATCTGTGGTACGCCGTGCGCGTGGTCTTCCGGGGGCTTGCATTTGGTGAGCCGAGGCTTGCCCTTCCGCAGCTGGGGGGCCTGTTTTCGGTGGAGCAATGTCCGCGGCTGGACACGGCCTCCCTCTCCAACAGGGATCTGCTCCTCGCCGTGCGCGGCCTGCGCTGGGCGGAGACCGGCGGCGGCCTGACGCCCGTCGACTACCGCAACATGGGGCCCGAGGAGCTGGGGTCGGTCTACGAGAGCCTGTTGGAGTATGAACCGAAGGTGGAACTCCACGCGCCGGACGGGCGGAAATTTCAGCTCCCCGGTCTGGGGACGGAGGAGGCCTCCGTGGGGAACGCGCGCAAGACCACGGGAAGCTACTACACTCCGGACAGCTTGGTCGGCGCCCTGGTCAAGAGCGCGCTCGAGCCGGTGATGGAGCGCATCGTCCGGGAGAATCCATCTCGTCCCGCGGAAGCTCTGATGGAGATGTCCGTCATCGACCCCTCCTGCGGCAGCGGGCATTTCCTGCTCGCCGCCGCGCGGCGTATTGCGGAGCGCGTCACGGCCCTGAGCTCGGCCGACGGCGCGGTGGGGCCGGAGGCCTACCGCGGGGTGCTCCGGGACGTCGTGGCACGCTGCATCTATGGGGTGGACCTCAATCCCCTTGCCGTGGAGCTGGCGCGTTTCGCCCTGTGGCTGGAGGGGTACGAGCCGGGCCGTTCGCTCGCCTTTGTGGATCACCACATCAAGTGCGGCAACGCGCTGCTGGGCCTTCTGGACGCCGACCCGGTATGCAGGGGGATACCGCAGGACGCCTTCACTCCCCTCTCGGGCGACGACAAGGCGCTCTGCTCAGCCCTGAAAAAGGAGAACAAAGCGGCTCTGAAACGGATCGAGGGGATCGACGGAGGTCAGGGGATGCTCTTCGACGGGCGTCTGTGGCACACCTGGTTCGAGCGGGGACACAGGATCGACGCCATGCCAGACGGCACCCTGGATGAGGTCGAGCGCAAGCGGAGCGAGTACGAGGCGGAACGGGGGCTTCGGCGGATCTCGACGCTTGGGACGGCCGCGAACCTTTACGTTGGAGCCTTCCTTGTCCCTAGGGAGGGGAAGGAAAGACGTTCTCCGACGAGCTCCGCGCTGTACGCGCTTCTGGAGGGAATGCTCGACGAACCGGAGCTGAGCACGCGGATCGAGGCGGCCCGATTGGCCTGTACGGAGGCGAGCGTATTCCACTGGTTCGTCGAGTTCCCGGAGGTCATGGGGGGCGATCAGGGCGGCTTTGACTGCGTGCTGGGCAATCCGCCCTGGGAAGTGTCCCAGCTTTCGGAAGAGGAATTTTTTGCTTCTCGAGACCCTAATATCGCCGCTCTGGCAGGTAATGAAAGGAAAAAAGCTATTGCTGCATTGGAAGATAAAAATCCACCGTTATGGAACGTATATTTGGGCGCTAAAAGGAACTTTGAATCGAGCAATCAATTTTGCAGAAGTACAGAGCGTTTTTCACTGACTGCGACGGGAAAGCTCAACACCTACGCCCTCTTTGCGGAGACGATGAGCCGTATCCTGGCCCCCCGCGGGAGGGCGGGGCTGATCGTCCCCACCGGGATCGCCACGGACGACTCGACAAAAGCATTTTTTTCCGCCCTCGTGCGGTGCGGCCGGCTGGCGAGCCTGTACGACTTTGAGAATCGTGAAAAGATTTTTCCGGGCATCGACAGCAGGATAAAATTCTGTCTCCTGACGATCGGCGCGGCGGAGGGGCAGGGGGAGCAAGATGAGCAAAACGAACAGAACGAACAAAAAAACGCCGAGTTCGCGTTTTTTCTGACGGATGCGGGGCAGCTGGAGGAGCGTGATCGGCGCTTTGCGCTGACGGGTCGGGACTTTGCGGCGATCAACCCCAACACGGGAACCTGCCCCGTCTTCCGCAGCCGGAGGGACGCCGCGCTGACGCGCGCCGTCTACGCGCGCGTGCCCGTACTGATTCGCGAGGCGCGGGACGGCGAGCCGGAGGCCAACCCCTGGGGCGTCGTTTTACGGCAGGGCTTATTCAATATGACAAGCGACAGCCACCTCTTTGAGCCCAGCGGCGGGCCGGGATTCCTGCCCCTGTACGAGGCGAAGATGATCCATCAGTTCGACCATCGCTGGGCGGGCTATGTTGCCGAGGTCGGAGAGCCCGTGTGCTGCGATGTGCCCGAGGAGCGGAAGAACGACCCCGGCTTTGCTGTGATCCCGCGGTATTGGGTGAGCGAGCGGGAGGTGCTGGAGCGCCTGGCCCGGGCGACCGGCCTCGACCCCGAGGCCGACGACGCGGAACTGCGGGCCCGCTGCCCCCGCTGGCTGATGGGCTGGCGGGATATATGCCGCGCGACCGACGAACGCACGGTCATCGCGTCGGTGCTGCCGAGGGCGGGGGTGGGTGACACCCTGTTGTTAATGTTTCCTGGTCATTATCGCCACTTTTTGTATGCAGGATTGTTGGCAGATCAAAACAGTCTGGTTCACGATTTTATTGCAAGACAAAAAATAGGCGGAACGCATTTAAAATATCACGTAAAAAAGCAGATATGCGTCCTTCCCCCCGACGCCTACACGTCGTCCGACGTGGCGTTCATCCTGCCTCGGGTGCTGGAGCTGACCTACACATCGCACGCCCTGCGCCCCTGGGCGGAGGACATCTGCCCGGAGTACTCCGGGGGGCCGTTCCCGTTCGACCCCGATCGGCGCGCTGTCCTGCGCGCGGAACTGGACGCGTATTACGCCCGGCTTTACAGGCTTACGCGCGACGATCTGCGCTACATCCTCGACCCCCATGACGTCATGGGGCCGGACTATCCATCCGAGACCTTCCGGGTTCTGCGGGACGGCGAGCTGGCGCGCTTCGGGGAGTACCGGACGCGGCGTCTGGTTCTTGAGTCCTGGGACAGGCTGAATAGCTGA